In Corynebacterium nuruki S6-4, the following proteins share a genomic window:
- a CDS encoding type IV toxin-antitoxin system AbiEi family antitoxin domain-containing protein: protein MTDPMFLTRADLLARMSPGRLETAVRRGELFRVARGIYSTVAPTDRLRLRALHEVRDLVFTGQTAMDLYADRPVGWPVEARHPGPGRRTTEAHVRSGVPGRLRARDGLTVVSPLQAVMDAASSAGHSDFLTGAYAGIGAHDVLERDLAALVTGRQRARELLASTPTGTASRLEQVAFRLVRDALSDLPVTVLTNRMLGNYCYDLLIPEAKVAVEIDSFTFHAVGGAETTPQSFVKQVWKDNEATHLGWLVRHYTEFCIYRAEEYVTSDLRRCVLPRISRSPGALPDAQGDAVFAWHPIYRKEPWRP, encoded by the coding sequence ATGACGGATCCCATGTTCCTCACGCGGGCCGACCTTCTGGCCCGGATGTCTCCCGGCCGGTTGGAGACCGCGGTCCGCCGCGGCGAACTGTTCCGGGTGGCGCGGGGGATCTACAGCACCGTGGCACCCACCGACCGGCTCAGACTGCGGGCACTGCATGAGGTCCGTGACCTGGTCTTCACCGGTCAGACCGCGATGGACCTCTACGCGGACCGGCCTGTCGGGTGGCCGGTGGAGGCGCGGCACCCCGGCCCCGGCCGGCGGACCACCGAGGCCCACGTCCGGTCCGGCGTCCCGGGGCGTCTCCGTGCCCGCGACGGGCTGACGGTGGTCAGTCCGCTGCAGGCGGTGATGGACGCGGCGTCCTCCGCCGGGCACAGCGACTTCCTCACCGGGGCGTACGCCGGGATCGGAGCCCACGATGTGCTCGAACGTGACCTGGCGGCACTGGTCACGGGCCGGCAGCGGGCGCGGGAACTGCTCGCGTCGACGCCGACCGGTACCGCCAGCAGGCTTGAGCAGGTGGCGTTCCGCCTCGTCCGGGACGCCCTGTCGGATCTTCCGGTGACCGTGCTGACCAACAGGATGCTCGGCAACTACTGTTACGACCTGCTGATCCCCGAGGCGAAGGTGGCGGTGGAGATCGACAGTTTCACCTTCCACGCCGTCGGTGGTGCGGAGACGACGCCGCAGAGTTTCGTCAAGCAGGTGTGGAAGGACAATGAGGCCACCCATCTCGGCTGGCTGGTGCGGCACTACACCGAGTTCTGCATCTACCGGGCGGAGGAGTACGTCACCTCCGACCTCCGCCGATGCGTCCTGCCGCGGATCAGCCGTAGCCCGGGGGCGCTGCCGGACGCGCAAGGCGACGCCGTCTTCGCCTGGCACCCGATCTACCGGAAAGAGCCGTGGCGTCCGTGA
- a CDS encoding single-stranded DNA-binding protein, giving the protein MATQQMSVTMTGFAATHPVRHPSVARLVTFRMASTPRWNDNGEWRDGGTLFIDVQCWGKLGDHVMQSVVKGAPLVIAGRMTSYTYTPENGARTGQDGKPLKETIWRVTAGNVGLDLSHSPSSWSLRGRVKDTTADGEEPPAEAENLGGFRAVAESGGGEATGDAGEGARETAGDAAGGTGPEREYASVGDGSDQPF; this is encoded by the coding sequence ATGGCCACACAACAGATGTCCGTGACGATGACCGGATTCGCCGCGACCCATCCCGTCCGCCATCCGTCCGTCGCGAGACTGGTGACGTTCCGGATGGCGTCCACCCCGCGGTGGAACGACAACGGGGAATGGCGGGACGGGGGCACGCTGTTCATCGACGTCCAGTGCTGGGGGAAGCTGGGCGACCACGTGATGCAGTCGGTGGTGAAGGGGGCGCCGCTGGTCATCGCCGGTCGGATGACCTCGTACACCTACACGCCGGAGAACGGTGCGCGGACCGGGCAGGACGGCAAGCCGCTCAAGGAGACGATCTGGCGGGTCACCGCCGGCAACGTCGGGCTGGACCTGAGCCATTCACCGTCGAGCTGGTCGTTGCGCGGCCGGGTGAAGGACACGACGGCGGACGGGGAGGAGCCGCCGGCAGAGGCGGAAAACCTGGGCGGTTTCCGCGCCGTGGCCGAAAGCGGTGGTGGGGAGGCAACCGGGGACGCCGGGGAGGGGGCCCGGGAGACGGCCGGGGACGCTGCCGGGGGTACCGGGCCGGAGCGGGAGTACGCCTCGGTCGGGGACGGGTCGGATCAACCGTTCTGA
- the ettA gene encoding energy-dependent translational throttle protein EttA, whose amino-acid sequence MAEFIYTMKNVRKAHGEKVVLDNVTMAFYPGAKIGVVGPNGAGKSSLLKIMAGIDQPSNGEAFLDPGATVGILLQEPPLNEEKTVRGNVEEGLGEIMDVKKRYEEIAEEMATNYTDELMEEMTELQEKIDAADAWELDSKIEQAMDALRCPPSEEMVTHLSGGERRRVAMAKLLLSEPDLLLLDEPTNHLDAESVLWLENHLKNYPGAVLAVTHDRYFLDHVAEWICEVDRGKLYPYEGNYSTYLETKAERLEVAGKKDQKLQKRLKEELAWVRSGAKARQAKNKARLQRYEEMVEEAEQYKKLDFEEIQIPTPPRLGNQVVEVKNLTKGFDGRVLIKDLSFTLPRNGIVGVIGPNGVGKSTLFKTIVGLEEPDSGEVTVGKTVDISYVDQNRENIDPESTVWQVVSDGLDYIHVGQNEMPSRAYLSAFGFKGGDQQKPAKVLSGGERNRLNLALTLKKGGNLILLDEPTNDLDVETLSSLENALQKFPGCAVVISHDRWFLDRTCTHILAWEGNIAEGQWFWFEGNFEDYEKNKVERLGADAARPTRVTHRRLTR is encoded by the coding sequence TTGGCCGAGTTCATCTACACGATGAAGAACGTTCGCAAGGCACACGGTGAGAAGGTCGTCCTCGACAACGTCACCATGGCCTTCTACCCGGGGGCGAAGATCGGTGTCGTCGGGCCCAACGGCGCCGGTAAGTCCTCACTGCTGAAGATCATGGCGGGCATCGACCAGCCGTCCAACGGTGAGGCCTTCCTCGACCCGGGTGCCACCGTCGGCATCCTGCTGCAGGAGCCGCCGCTCAACGAGGAGAAGACCGTCCGCGGCAACGTCGAGGAAGGCCTCGGCGAGATCATGGACGTGAAGAAGCGGTACGAGGAGATCGCCGAGGAGATGGCGACCAACTACACCGACGAGCTCATGGAGGAGATGACCGAACTCCAGGAGAAGATCGACGCCGCCGACGCCTGGGAGCTGGACTCCAAGATCGAGCAGGCGATGGACGCCCTGCGCTGCCCGCCGTCCGAGGAGATGGTCACCCACCTGTCCGGTGGTGAGCGTCGCCGCGTGGCCATGGCCAAGCTGCTGCTCAGCGAGCCGGACCTGCTGCTGCTCGACGAGCCCACCAACCACCTGGACGCCGAGAGCGTGCTGTGGCTGGAGAACCACCTGAAGAACTACCCGGGTGCCGTCCTCGCCGTCACCCACGACCGCTACTTCCTCGACCACGTCGCCGAGTGGATCTGTGAGGTCGACCGCGGCAAGCTGTACCCCTACGAGGGCAACTACTCCACCTACCTGGAGACCAAGGCCGAGCGCCTCGAGGTCGCCGGCAAGAAGGACCAGAAGCTGCAGAAGCGCCTCAAGGAGGAGCTGGCGTGGGTCCGGTCCGGTGCGAAGGCCCGGCAGGCGAAGAACAAGGCCCGCCTGCAGCGCTATGAGGAGATGGTCGAGGAGGCCGAGCAGTACAAGAAGCTCGACTTCGAGGAGATCCAGATCCCGACCCCGCCGCGCCTGGGCAACCAGGTCGTCGAGGTGAAGAACCTCACCAAGGGCTTCGACGGCCGCGTCCTCATCAAGGACCTGTCGTTCACCCTGCCGCGCAACGGCATCGTGGGCGTCATCGGCCCGAACGGTGTCGGCAAGTCGACGCTGTTCAAGACCATCGTCGGCCTCGAGGAGCCGGATTCCGGTGAGGTCACCGTCGGCAAGACCGTCGACATCAGCTACGTCGACCAGAACCGCGAGAACATCGACCCGGAGTCCACGGTGTGGCAGGTCGTCTCCGACGGGCTGGACTACATTCACGTCGGCCAGAATGAAATGCCGTCGCGTGCCTACCTGTCCGCCTTCGGGTTCAAGGGCGGCGACCAGCAGAAGCCGGCGAAGGTGCTGTCCGGCGGTGAGCGCAACCGCCTGAACCTCGCGCTGACCCTGAAGAAGGGCGGCAACCTGATCCTGCTGGATGAGCCGACCAACGACCTGGACGTCGAGACGCTGTCCAGCCTGGAGAACGCGCTGCAGAAGTTCCCGGGCTGCGCTGTGGTCATCTCGCACGACCGCTGGTTCCTCGACCGCACCTGTACCCACATCCTGGCGTGGGAGGGCAACATCGCCGAAGGGCAGTGGTTCTGGTTCGAGGGCAACTTCGAGGACTACGAGAAGAACAAGGTCGAGCGGCTCGGTGCCGACGCCGCACGGCCGACCCGCGTAACGCACCGTCGCCTCACGCGATAG
- the cmrA gene encoding mycolate reductase (Catalyzes the final step in mycolic acid biosynthesis.), whose amino-acid sequence MFRRKSPALPAPGPDRVAVVTGASSGIGQAVALELGRRGHNLLLVARTTGPMEQLRDRLAAEGHRVTVTIRSCDLADATARAALIAELETLDVNILVNSAGVATFGEFRKLDPAYERTQFELNATAVFELTAAVLPGMVDSGDAGIVNVGSVAGNAPIPNNATYVGTKAMVNTFTEALHYELKGTGVRCTLLAPGPVREEVKADAERTIVDRATPDFVWTTYPDCATETLDALAANRLRVVPGGLSKVADVLSTYLPRRITAPLMGKAYARMAED is encoded by the coding sequence TTGTTCCGACGTAAGTCCCCTGCCCTGCCCGCCCCCGGGCCCGACCGGGTCGCCGTGGTGACCGGGGCGTCCTCCGGGATCGGCCAGGCGGTCGCCCTCGAGCTGGGACGCCGCGGCCACAACCTCCTGCTCGTCGCCCGCACCACCGGGCCGATGGAGCAGCTGCGTGACCGGCTGGCGGCGGAAGGCCACCGGGTGACCGTGACGATCCGGTCGTGCGACCTCGCCGACGCGACCGCCCGCGCGGCTCTCATCGCCGAGCTGGAGACGCTGGACGTCAACATCCTCGTCAACTCCGCCGGGGTGGCGACCTTCGGCGAGTTCCGGAAGCTCGACCCGGCCTATGAGCGCACCCAGTTCGAGCTCAACGCCACCGCGGTCTTCGAGCTCACCGCCGCCGTCCTGCCCGGCATGGTCGACAGCGGGGACGCCGGGATCGTCAACGTCGGGTCCGTCGCCGGCAATGCGCCGATCCCGAACAACGCGACCTATGTCGGCACGAAGGCCATGGTGAACACCTTCACCGAGGCACTGCACTACGAGCTGAAGGGCACCGGGGTGCGCTGCACGCTGCTGGCGCCGGGTCCAGTGCGTGAGGAGGTCAAGGCGGACGCGGAGCGTACCATCGTGGACCGGGCCACCCCGGATTTCGTGTGGACGACCTATCCGGACTGCGCGACCGAGACGCTGGACGCCCTGGCGGCGAACCGGCTGCGGGTCGTCCCCGGCGGTCTGTCGAAGGTCGCCGATGTGCTGTCCACGTACCTGCCGCGACGGATCACCGCCCCGCTGATGGGGAAGGCGTACGCGCGGATGGCCGAAGACTAG
- a CDS encoding globin, translating into MTLPISPVPGEPRREPQNQAQSLYDLVGEDTFRSIVHEFYRQVPDDPVLGPMYPADDLAGAEDRLRWFLVQYWGGPQTFNEQRGHPRLRMRHMHFHIDADAREHWLTMMSRALSTVDEDRLPAPARAAVWDHMVRVADMLVNRE; encoded by the coding sequence ATGACGCTCCCCATCTCCCCGGTGCCGGGCGAACCGCGCCGCGAGCCCCAGAACCAGGCACAGAGCCTCTACGACCTGGTCGGCGAGGACACCTTCCGCTCGATCGTCCACGAGTTCTACCGACAGGTTCCCGACGACCCGGTGCTGGGACCCATGTACCCCGCCGACGACCTCGCCGGCGCCGAGGACCGGCTGCGCTGGTTCCTCGTGCAGTACTGGGGCGGGCCGCAGACCTTCAATGAGCAGCGCGGCCACCCGCGGCTGCGGATGCGGCACATGCACTTCCACATCGACGCCGATGCCCGGGAGCACTGGCTGACCATGATGTCCCGGGCCCTGTCCACCGTCGACGAGGACCGGCTGCCGGCCCCCGCCCGCGCCGCCGTCTGGGACCACATGGTGAGAGTCGCGGACATGCTGGTCAACCGTGAGTGA
- a CDS encoding cytochrome c oxidase assembly protein yields the protein MSDAVAAPGESDSQPHPDGTPTPAPDPASRRPAPRTLGHPVGLWILAAVVAALVGSVIGVSFLGKSLAALGIPDPGPATSWGVPLVRSAGTVFACLGIGGFLMSAFGTPARKDGYLDLDGFRAARTGTWCTLAWAVCALLLVPLYLSDVSGSPLKDTLAPDMWGTAISQVSTAKSVLWVAIIAGIGGLLSLFTRRWIWQPVFLVFAVASLVPIALEGHSASGGNHDYGVNSLLWHIILAALWIGGLAALIAHAARRGPHLAEIVRRYSWLALICIAGVAISGLINAAIRLSFSEWFTTDYGRIVALKALLTIVLAAFGWVHRRATIPQLEAEENGETGMAVWWKRPFVRLAIVELLIMAATVGVAVSLSRIPPPVNFSADITPAELIMGFDITEPFSAKAVLTNWRFDLIFGTGAILLEAVYLWAWQVLRRRGVEWPVSRVIWWTLGNLTLAFVTCSGLGMYSMAMFAPHMLQHMALTMVIPVFWVLGGPMTLLLRALPPAGKNGVTGPREWLVVFINNPVSRFLTNPVVAAAQFVIGFYGLYLSNLFNDLASEHAGHVFMIIHFLISGYLFYWVAIGVDAAPRQLSPFMKLLMTLAAMAFHAWFGIAMMQMATPVAENYYLSLHLPFDIDLLEQQHTGGAIAWGLSEIPLILVSLMHGVQWARQDRKEQRRFDRKAERDGDAELAAYNAMLAGLRDGHDDQAEAYYGSEYRADDVQGYVHTDKAKRESRGRQRHAPGDQGGDGPVDN from the coding sequence ATGTCCGACGCTGTTGCAGCACCCGGTGAATCTGATTCCCAACCACATCCCGACGGGACCCCGACTCCCGCCCCCGATCCGGCGTCCCGCCGGCCGGCCCCGCGCACCCTCGGTCATCCGGTCGGCCTCTGGATCCTCGCCGCCGTCGTCGCCGCCCTCGTCGGCTCGGTCATCGGCGTCTCCTTCCTGGGCAAGTCCCTCGCCGCTCTCGGCATCCCCGATCCGGGGCCGGCCACCAGCTGGGGTGTGCCGCTGGTCCGCTCGGCGGGCACCGTCTTCGCCTGTCTGGGCATCGGCGGGTTCCTCATGAGCGCCTTCGGCACTCCGGCGCGCAAGGACGGCTACCTCGACCTCGACGGGTTCCGGGCCGCCCGCACCGGCACATGGTGCACGCTCGCCTGGGCGGTGTGCGCACTGCTGCTCGTCCCGCTGTACCTGTCGGACGTCTCCGGCTCGCCGCTGAAGGACACGCTCGCCCCCGACATGTGGGGCACCGCGATCAGCCAGGTCTCCACCGCCAAGTCGGTGCTGTGGGTGGCGATCATCGCGGGGATCGGTGGCCTGCTGTCCCTGTTTACCCGGCGGTGGATCTGGCAGCCGGTGTTCCTCGTTTTCGCCGTCGCGTCCCTGGTGCCGATCGCCCTGGAAGGCCACTCGGCGTCCGGCGGCAACCACGACTACGGCGTGAACTCGCTGCTGTGGCACATCATCCTCGCCGCACTGTGGATCGGCGGACTGGCCGCGCTCATCGCCCACGCCGCCCGGCGCGGTCCGCACCTGGCGGAGATCGTCCGCCGGTACTCGTGGCTCGCCCTGATCTGCATCGCCGGTGTCGCGATCTCCGGTCTGATCAACGCGGCGATCCGGCTGAGCTTCTCCGAATGGTTCACCACCGACTACGGCCGGATTGTCGCGCTCAAGGCGCTGCTGACGATCGTGCTCGCCGCCTTCGGCTGGGTCCACCGCCGGGCCACCATCCCCCAGCTCGAGGCGGAGGAGAACGGTGAGACCGGGATGGCGGTGTGGTGGAAGCGGCCGTTCGTGCGGCTGGCCATCGTCGAACTGCTCATCATGGCCGCGACCGTCGGCGTGGCGGTCTCCCTGTCCCGCATCCCCCCGCCGGTGAACTTCAGCGCGGACATCACCCCCGCCGAACTCATCATGGGCTTCGACATCACCGAACCGTTCTCGGCGAAGGCGGTGCTGACGAACTGGCGCTTCGACCTCATCTTCGGCACCGGCGCGATCCTCCTCGAGGCCGTGTACCTGTGGGCGTGGCAGGTGCTGCGACGCCGTGGGGTGGAGTGGCCGGTCAGCCGGGTGATCTGGTGGACGCTGGGCAACCTCACCCTGGCCTTCGTGACCTGCTCCGGGCTGGGCATGTACTCGATGGCGATGTTCGCCCCGCACATGCTGCAGCACATGGCGTTGACCATGGTCATCCCGGTGTTCTGGGTGCTCGGTGGCCCGATGACCCTGCTGCTGCGGGCACTGCCCCCGGCGGGGAAGAACGGGGTGACCGGGCCGCGCGAGTGGCTGGTGGTGTTCATCAACAACCCGGTCTCCCGGTTCCTCACCAACCCGGTGGTGGCCGCGGCGCAGTTCGTCATCGGGTTCTACGGGCTGTACCTGTCCAACCTGTTCAACGATCTGGCGAGTGAGCACGCCGGGCACGTGTTCATGATCATCCACTTCCTCATCTCCGGCTACCTGTTCTACTGGGTGGCGATCGGGGTGGACGCCGCCCCACGCCAGCTCAGCCCGTTCATGAAACTTCTCATGACGTTGGCGGCGATGGCCTTCCACGCCTGGTTCGGTATCGCGATGATGCAGATGGCCACCCCGGTGGCGGAGAACTACTACCTGTCGCTGCACCTGCCGTTCGACATCGACCTGCTGGAGCAGCAGCACACCGGTGGTGCGATCGCCTGGGGCCTGTCGGAGATCCCGCTGATCCTCGTCAGCCTCATGCACGGCGTCCAGTGGGCCCGGCAGGACCGTAAGGAGCAGCGGCGCTTCGACCGCAAGGCCGAGCGCGACGGGGACGCCGAACTCGCCGCCTACAACGCCATGCTCGCCGGTCTGCGCGACGGGCACGACGACCAGGCGGAGGCCTACTACGGTTCGGAGTACCGTGCCGACGACGTGCAGGGCTATGTCCACACCGATAAGGCGAAACGCGAATCGCGCGGACGCCAACGCCATGCCCCCGGTGACCAGGGCGGCGACGGGCCTGTGGATAACTGA
- the orn gene encoding oligoribonuclease: MTPNQIAKNDRLVWADCEMTGLDTSRHVLVEIAVVVTDADLKPLDEGIDIVIHASEAELAEMDEVVVKMHGSSGLTDEIRASSVTVAEAERQVVDYIKRFVEVAGAAPLCGNSIASDRKFIAKYMPELDSYLHYRMIDVSSIKELARRWYPRVYSGQPQKGLAHRALADIRESIRELDYYRRAVFVAAPGPDADEVQTAADAATEATPI, encoded by the coding sequence ATGACACCGAACCAGATCGCCAAGAATGACCGCCTCGTGTGGGCCGACTGTGAGATGACCGGGCTGGACACCTCCCGGCACGTCCTCGTGGAGATCGCCGTCGTCGTCACGGACGCCGACCTGAAGCCCCTCGACGAGGGCATCGACATCGTCATCCACGCCTCCGAGGCAGAGCTGGCGGAGATGGACGAGGTCGTGGTGAAGATGCACGGTTCCTCGGGGCTGACCGACGAGATCCGCGCCTCGTCGGTGACGGTCGCCGAGGCCGAGCGTCAGGTCGTGGACTACATCAAGCGGTTCGTCGAGGTCGCCGGGGCGGCGCCGCTGTGCGGCAACTCGATCGCCAGTGACCGCAAGTTCATCGCGAAGTACATGCCGGAGCTGGACAGCTACCTGCACTACCGGATGATCGACGTCTCCTCGATCAAGGAGCTGGCCCGCCGCTGGTACCCGCGGGTCTACAGCGGCCAGCCGCAGAAGGGTCTGGCGCACCGGGCGCTCGCCGACATCCGTGAGTCCATCCGGGAGCTCGACTACTACCGGCGTGCCGTGTTCGTGGCCGCCCCCGGCCCGGACGCCGACGAGGTGCAGACCGCCGCGGACGCCGCCACCGAGGCCACGCCGATTTAG
- a CDS encoding TSUP family transporter: MSEVIDLLAPGSDLSPTGLLVVLVGALLAGGVDAVIGGGGLVLIPLILTCAPGLPAQVSLGTNKFAAVWGTASAGLRMIRTLRIDWRAVRLAAPLAGVCSAGGALAATAVNSDVLRPVVIVLMLAVGVFVALRPSFGRATGTSGDAVPRPSRGKLVLGLCLIAVIGAYDGFFGPGTGMFLVIVFTGLMSRTLIQSLAMTKLVNTATNLGGLVVFAAGGHVLWLLGIVLAVFNVLGAQIGAKIVLDRGTGFVRVALLVLIVIMSVKLIVDML, from the coding sequence GTGAGTGAGGTGATCGACCTCCTCGCCCCCGGCTCCGACCTCTCCCCCACCGGACTGCTCGTCGTGCTGGTCGGGGCACTGCTCGCCGGCGGGGTGGACGCGGTCATCGGCGGTGGTGGGCTGGTGCTCATCCCGTTGATCCTCACCTGTGCTCCCGGGCTGCCCGCCCAGGTGTCGCTCGGGACCAACAAGTTCGCCGCCGTGTGGGGCACCGCCAGCGCCGGGCTGCGGATGATCAGGACCTTGCGGATCGACTGGCGCGCCGTGCGGCTCGCCGCACCTCTGGCCGGGGTGTGTTCGGCCGGCGGCGCACTCGCGGCGACCGCGGTGAACAGCGATGTCCTGCGTCCGGTGGTCATCGTGCTCATGCTGGCCGTCGGGGTGTTCGTGGCGCTGCGTCCCTCCTTCGGACGCGCCACCGGAACATCCGGGGACGCCGTGCCGCGGCCGTCGCGGGGGAAACTCGTCCTCGGACTGTGCCTCATCGCGGTGATCGGCGCCTACGACGGCTTCTTCGGACCCGGCACGGGCATGTTCCTGGTCATCGTCTTCACCGGACTGATGTCCCGCACACTCATCCAGTCGCTGGCCATGACGAAGCTCGTCAACACCGCCACGAACCTCGGCGGACTCGTCGTCTTCGCCGCCGGCGGACATGTCCTCTGGCTGCTGGGTATCGTCCTGGCGGTCTTCAACGTGCTCGGCGCCCAGATCGGGGCGAAGATCGTGCTGGACCGCGGCACCGGGTTCGTGCGGGTTGCCCTGCTGGTGCTGATCGTGATCATGTCGGTGAAGCTCATCGTCGACATGCTGTGA
- the cmtR gene encoding Cd(II)/Pb(II)-sensing metalloregulatory transcriptional regulator CmtR, giving the protein MLTIESRLDVMHRLGRAMSDPSRSRILLHLLDGPGYPAQLARDLDLSRTNVSNHLACLRGCGIVVAVPEGRRTRYEIADPHLTRALHSLVEVVLAVDEGDACTSEDCDVPGCCADCGSTDAS; this is encoded by the coding sequence ATGCTGACCATTGAGTCCCGTCTCGACGTGATGCACCGGCTCGGCCGCGCCATGTCCGACCCCAGCCGGTCCCGCATCCTCCTCCACCTGCTCGACGGACCGGGCTACCCCGCCCAACTCGCCCGGGATCTGGACCTCTCCCGCACCAACGTCTCCAACCACCTCGCCTGCCTGCGCGGCTGCGGCATCGTCGTCGCCGTCCCGGAAGGCCGCCGCACCCGCTACGAGATCGCCGACCCGCACCTCACCAGGGCCCTGCACTCCCTGGTCGAGGTCGTCCTCGCCGTCGACGAAGGGGACGCCTGCACCAGTGAGGACTGCGACGTCCCGGGCTGCTGCGCGGACTGCGGATCGACGGACGCCTCATGA
- a CDS encoding GNAT family N-acetyltransferase gives MTDSIIVAALDSTEAAPLVAALGGEYATRYADYDGFPKQEGEPEEIDLFPPLVFEAPTGTLLLVRRDGETIAGGGFMYLDDETAEIKRVWTSPDHRRQGLSRTVMTALEDAAAARGYRRIYLSTGPRQPEAVGLYLSLGYTALFDLDADPEAIAHLAFEKELGEAGGRAAAKAAAQRAAVAEAHRWHQPPPVRLADLTGR, from the coding sequence ATGACAGACAGCATCATCGTCGCCGCCCTGGACTCCACGGAGGCGGCGCCGCTCGTCGCGGCACTCGGCGGGGAGTACGCCACCCGCTACGCCGACTATGACGGCTTCCCGAAGCAGGAGGGGGAGCCCGAGGAGATCGACCTGTTCCCGCCCCTGGTCTTCGAGGCGCCCACCGGCACGCTGCTGCTGGTCAGGCGGGACGGGGAGACCATCGCCGGGGGTGGTTTCATGTACCTCGACGACGAGACCGCCGAGATCAAGCGGGTGTGGACCTCCCCGGACCACCGCCGTCAGGGACTGTCCCGCACGGTGATGACCGCCCTGGAGGACGCCGCCGCCGCGCGCGGGTACCGGCGCATCTACCTGTCGACCGGGCCGCGGCAGCCCGAGGCGGTGGGGCTGTACCTGTCGCTGGGGTACACCGCATTGTTCGATCTGGACGCCGACCCCGAGGCGATCGCCCACCTCGCCTTCGAGAAAGAGCTCGGGGAGGCCGGCGGGAGGGCGGCAGCGAAGGCTGCGGCCCAGCGCGCGGCAGTGGCCGAGGCGCACCGCTGGCATCAGCCGCCGCCGGTGCGCCTGGCGGACCTCACCGGACGGTGA
- a CDS encoding acyl-CoA thioesterase has protein sequence MEESAHMALVDNEATGTRFHSTRINLRWSDFDQFQHANNAAYLEFSQDARIEFVREIVTEIDIAVPAFVVRWASIDFRKSLSSSEVAVVVESFMYEVGEKSFKMRQIIRNAQHRVVAVVDTVNVAVDIMSGKTRPWSESDLKIINMFMIPVEDEDSSPEAEAKKDDDADTGL, from the coding sequence ATGGAGGAGAGCGCGCACATGGCACTGGTGGACAACGAGGCGACCGGGACCCGGTTCCACAGCACCCGGATCAACCTGCGGTGGTCGGACTTCGACCAGTTCCAGCACGCCAACAACGCCGCCTACCTGGAATTCTCCCAGGATGCGCGGATCGAGTTCGTCCGGGAGATCGTCACCGAGATCGACATCGCCGTCCCGGCGTTCGTCGTCCGGTGGGCGTCGATCGACTTCCGCAAGTCACTGTCCTCCAGTGAGGTGGCGGTCGTCGTCGAATCCTTCATGTACGAGGTCGGCGAGAAGTCGTTCAAGATGCGGCAGATCATCCGCAACGCCCAGCACCGCGTTGTCGCGGTGGTCGACACGGTCAACGTCGCGGTCGACATCATGTCGGGCAAGACCCGGCCGTGGAGCGAGAGCGACCTGAAGATCATCAACATGTTCATGATCCCCGTCGAGGACGAGGACAGCAGCCCCGAGGCCGAGGCGAAGAAGGACGACGACGCCGACACGGGGCTCTGA